A segment of the Hallerella succinigenes genome:
CGCAGCGGCTCCGGGGCGAGAACTTTCGCCTCCGATGTCCAAGATTTCGGCGCCTTCGTCGAGGAGCTTTAAGGCGTGTTCGTAAGCGGCGTCGAGCGTGTTGTGCTTTCCGCCGTCAAAAAAACTGTCCGGTGTTACGTTGACAATGCCCATGACCGCCGCGACAGGCGATCCTGCAATGATAGAGTCTTTTACCGTCCACGGATTCGCGTGGGATTTTGCCAAGTAATCGCGGAACATACTTTACGCCTTTTCTCCTTCGGCCTTATTAGCGACGGGAGTTTCTGGAACCACTTGTGTCGGAACAGGAGTCGGACGGCCCGGATCAGGAGGCGGCTCTTCTGCCTTCTTTTCTTCTTCGCGCTTCTTTGCCATCATTTCTTGGAACAGGTAAGTACGGCTCTTTTTGGTGCTTTCGAGCTTTTCGCCGGCGATGACTCGGTCAATTTCTTCGCGGTCGAGCACTTCGTTTTCAAAAAGCGCTGTGCCGAGAAGGTCGAGCTTTTCGCGGTTTTCGATCAAGAGCGCCTTTGCCTTTTCGGAAAGACTTTTGACCAAGCTGTTGATGGCTCCATCAATCGCTTCTGCCATCTTTTCGGACATTTCCTTCGGTTTGCTGATTTCACGACCGAGGAAGATTTCGCCGTCGTTACGCGTGTAGCAGAGTGGTCCAATCGTTTCGTCGAAGCCCCATTCGGTAACCATGCGACGGGCGAGTTCCGTGGCACGGGCAATATCGTTCGAGGCTCCCGTGCTCAGATGGTTGAAGCAAATGAGTTCGGCAAGACGGCCCGACATCAAAATCATGATGTTTTCTTCCGCCGCTTCCTTGGACATGGAAACGCGGTCCATTTCCGGGAGCGACATGGTCACACCGAGGGCGCGGCCACGCGGAATAATCGTAATCTTGTGGAGCGGATCTGCGTGCTTGCAAAGAAGGGTCATCAAAGCGTGACCGGCTTCGTGGAAGGCGGTGTGACGCTTTTCTTCGTCGGACATGAGAAGTGTACGTCGTTCTGCACCCATGGCGAGCTTGTCGCGTGCTTCTTCAAAGTCTTCCTTCGTCACCTTCTTGTTGTCGAAACGAGCGGCGAGGAGGGCAGCTTCGTTGATCAGGTTTTCAAGGTCTGCACCGGCAAGTCCTGGAGTTCCACGGGCGATGTCCTTTACGTTCACGTCGTCTGCGAGAGGAACCTTGCGCTTCTTCAAATGCACGCGGAGAATTTCTTCACGGCCCTTCAAGTCCGGAAGACCCACGGTGATCTGACGGTCAAAACGTCCCGGACGGAGCAAAGCCTTGTCGAGAACGTCCGGACGGTTTGTCGCCGCAATCAAAATGACGCCTTCGTTTGCATTGAAGCCGTCCATTTCGACGAGCAGCTGGTTC
Coding sequences within it:
- the ftsH gene encoding ATP-dependent zinc metalloprotease FtsH produces the protein MSNKPKAPSAFHNRNFFLIATMLLMVLFFMRLYNDDTSLDLTRTDFFAMMNDSTTEIKSLKLQRTLDGIMVEGTRAMNAEEMAEEAQQQGLLSKLARRSTNSNHTVAFTSHVLDLTSDQIDAWEQNKGIKVRVQHETTSWIDRIFAFLPAILLIAFFWYMMARQTGGSKGGMGMFSFGKSKARQLNESGKTKTTFKDVAGCDEAKADLEEIVQFLKDPKKFSNLGGRIPKGALLVGPPGTGKTLLARAVAGEAGVPFFSMSGSDFVEMFVGVGAARVRDLFEMGKKNAPCILFIDEIDAVGRQRGAGLGGGHDEREQTLNQLLVEMDGFNANEGVILIAATNRPDVLDKALLRPGRFDRQITVGLPDLKGREEILRVHLKKRKVPLADDVNVKDIARGTPGLAGADLENLINEAALLAARFDNKKVTKEDFEEARDKLAMGAERRTLLMSDEEKRHTAFHEAGHALMTLLCKHADPLHKITIIPRGRALGVTMSLPEMDRVSMSKEAAEENIMILMSGRLAELICFNHLSTGASNDIARATELARRMVTEWGFDETIGPLCYTRNDGEIFLGREISKPKEMSEKMAEAIDGAINSLVKSLSEKAKALLIENREKLDLLGTALFENEVLDREEIDRVIAGEKLESTKKSRTYLFQEMMAKKREEEKKAEEPPPDPGRPTPVPTQVVPETPVANKAEGEKA